The Nitrospira sp. KM1 genome includes a window with the following:
- a CDS encoding oligosaccharide flippase family protein, translated as MSTLKLSLIGFGARLTVNLVNVVTVILLARYLEPQGRGEYFLFQAMVSVLTVLGDLGLSQSANVFAGRQRDSAANVHAVLIRGVWLLWACLTGIGGSVLFFAGERLMPNFPREWQLAAFAVLPFTLYAGFWNSLMIGMGNIQVLNAVQLVMSPLQLLLVIVFVVGLSAGVGSAVLIYLLVMLLQSLVMAVLAGRFELRHGQEKGSLRILTTQMLSFGLRGYPGSLSTMLWMRIPVFLLNAFHGPVAVGIFSVAQQLAERVLLPMQAFQDAIYRKMSMLPAQEAKASMNRYLRFVTTGIGGVLPLGIFLAPWVIVLLFGKAYTEATQVFCVLLVGTAFVGLAMVLSPYLLGQLERPGLLSLLAGANAVTCLVLSLWLIPIGAQLGAAWALALTQLLGTMTVLGIYVRLAGTSFYDTMLLSKQDIVMLFNQIETLARWKRA; from the coding sequence GTGTCTACCCTGAAACTCTCCCTCATCGGTTTTGGAGCGAGACTCACCGTCAACCTGGTTAATGTGGTCACCGTGATCCTCTTGGCTCGATATCTCGAGCCCCAAGGTAGAGGGGAATATTTTCTTTTTCAGGCCATGGTGTCGGTGCTGACCGTCCTCGGAGATCTGGGTCTTTCCCAGAGCGCCAACGTATTTGCCGGTAGGCAACGTGACAGTGCGGCAAATGTCCACGCCGTATTGATCCGAGGTGTCTGGTTGCTATGGGCATGTCTGACCGGCATCGGAGGGTCGGTGTTATTCTTTGCCGGCGAAAGGCTGATGCCAAACTTTCCGCGGGAATGGCAGCTTGCCGCATTTGCAGTGCTGCCGTTCACCTTGTATGCCGGGTTCTGGAACAGCTTGATGATCGGAATGGGGAATATCCAGGTCTTAAACGCCGTCCAACTCGTCATGAGTCCACTGCAACTGTTGTTGGTGATCGTTTTTGTCGTAGGGCTGTCGGCGGGTGTGGGATCAGCCGTGCTGATTTATCTCCTCGTCATGTTGCTGCAAAGTCTAGTCATGGCTGTACTTGCCGGCCGATTCGAGTTGCGGCATGGGCAGGAGAAGGGGTCTCTTCGAATCCTGACAACCCAAATGCTGTCATTCGGATTGAGAGGGTATCCAGGTTCTTTGTCCACTATGCTGTGGATGCGGATCCCAGTGTTTTTGTTGAATGCTTTTCACGGTCCCGTCGCAGTGGGGATCTTTTCAGTTGCTCAGCAGCTCGCAGAGCGAGTCTTGCTCCCCATGCAGGCGTTCCAGGATGCCATTTATCGGAAAATGTCCATGCTGCCGGCACAGGAAGCGAAAGCATCCATGAACCGATATTTGCGCTTCGTTACAACCGGTATAGGGGGGGTATTACCGCTCGGTATTTTCCTGGCGCCATGGGTCATCGTCTTACTGTTTGGAAAGGCTTATACTGAGGCCACGCAGGTGTTCTGTGTCTTACTGGTGGGTACAGCGTTCGTCGGTCTCGCCATGGTGCTCAGTCCGTATTTGCTGGGCCAACTTGAGCGGCCCGGACTGCTTTCGCTGCTGGCAGGAGCAAATGCCGTCACTTGCTTAGTATTGAGCCTGTGGCTCATTCCCATCGGGGCACAACTGGGAGCGGCATGGGCGCTGGCCCTCACGCAACTGCTCGGAACAATGACGGTATTGGGCATCTATGTCCGTCTCGCAGGGACATCTTTCTATGACACCATGCTTCTGAGTAAACAGGATATTGTGATGCTGTTCAATCAAATCGAAACGTTGGCGCGGTGGAAACGAGCCTAA
- a CDS encoding class I SAM-dependent methyltransferase, with amino-acid sequence MTVLNLGSGIGQFDESLVPGLQMIHMDVSIRKHIDVVADGHQLPFADQSLDAVYSNAVLEHVQRPWKVAEEMFRVLRPGGKIFVNVPFMNVIHDEHDYFRFTDRGLEILFSKFRKVGGGVSAGPSSFLGPFMVEYISYFVPTRYLKVLCRPFVSVLVWPLKYLDFPIRRDSRLRITADAFYFVGVKD; translated from the coding sequence ATGACGGTCCTCAACCTGGGCTCCGGTATCGGGCAGTTCGACGAGTCGCTGGTTCCTGGGCTTCAAATGATCCATATGGATGTCTCAATCAGAAAACACATCGACGTCGTCGCCGATGGGCATCAACTGCCCTTTGCAGATCAGTCACTCGATGCCGTGTATAGCAATGCTGTGCTTGAACATGTTCAGCGGCCGTGGAAGGTCGCAGAAGAAATGTTCCGTGTCCTACGACCTGGTGGGAAGATCTTCGTGAATGTCCCTTTTATGAATGTCATTCACGATGAACATGACTATTTTAGATTCACTGATCGCGGACTGGAGATCCTCTTTTCAAAGTTTAGAAAGGTCGGTGGAGGAGTGAGTGCCGGCCCTTCGTCGTTCCTGGGGCCATTCATGGTGGAATACATCTCCTATTTCGTGCCCACGCGATATCTCAAGGTCTTGTGTCGGCCGTTCGTGAGCGTCCTTGTATGGCCCTTGAAATATCTCGATTTCCCCATTCGACGGGACTCAAGGCTCAGAATCACCGCCGATGCATTCTATTTCGTGGGGGTGAAGGATTGA